A single region of the Palaemon carinicauda isolate YSFRI2023 chromosome 17, ASM3689809v2, whole genome shotgun sequence genome encodes:
- the LOC137656426 gene encoding uncharacterized protein has translation MVKRSRRIMDRRNVGNNVTIPITMVDRGRGDPRNIMGIIMDIDENDNYMIAVKSGILSGKYTRNQFDLCTYELYSKDHVTTDRIVSLRTAVQQESKSGGQGFAKCNYAGSKRCQTNRCKCFKLKVKCNSRCHASLHSENKVSKY, from the coding sequence ATGGTTAAACGAAGTCGTCGTATTATGGACCGTAGAAACGTCGGGAACAATGTAACAATTCCGATAACAATGGTGGATAGGGGTCGTGGGGATCCAAGGAATATCATGGGAATAATTATGGATATTGACGAAAATGACAATTACATGATTGCAGTGAAGAGTGGTATACTGAGTGGGAAATATACCAGGAATCAGTTTGATTTATGTACGTATGAACTGTATTCAAAAGACCATGTGACAACCGATAGGATTGTTTCGCTTCGAACTGCTGTGCAGCAAGAGTCGAAGTCAGGTGGTCAAGGTTTTGCCAAATGCAACTATGCTGGTTCAAAACGTTGTCAAACAAATCGATGTAAATGTTTTAAGCTGAAAGTTAAATGCAACTCACGATGTCATGCAAGTTTGCATAGTGAAAACAAGGTTTCTAAATATTAG